The Candidatus Stygibacter australis sequence GGCTGCTGGTCAACAGCCAGATTAATAGCCAAAACCTTTCGGAGTTTGAATATCTACAAGGTTGGAACTGGTCATCCTGACACGCAGAATATTTATTGCAATGTTGATAAATCACTGGGTATATTTGCCGGGATACTGGATTTCAGTAAGATATATATCTATTTATTTGCACTCAAACTTGTTTTGAATTTATTACCCCATACAATGAAGTTAACCTCAGATATTGCTTTATTATCACTGGGCTTTATGATGCTTATTGGTCATTGCCTGCCAGTGACGCATCACTTTAAAGGTGGACGGGGAGTATTCACATATATGGGATTAGTGATGTTTTTTGCTCCAATTCCCATGCTGATCTCTGGATTGATCGCACTTGTGATCACCTTGCGATTTGAACAGCATAGATTTGTGCAGTATGTGGTAGTAGTATTACCTGCATTTTTGAATCTTATATTTGAAGAAAGTGGAGCTTTTATCAGCATGATGTTTGTGCTGGTGATTCTTATGGGGATAATAAATGTATTTGTTTCCCGAAAGCGCGGAGAGATATAAATCAGGAGGTATTAAGTGAGTGAGATTAAAATTGTAGAGGTAAAAAATGCTAAACAGCGTAAGCAGTTTATCATGTTTTCCTTTAAATTGTATGATAAGAAAGAATTCTGGGTAGCACCTTTGATCATGGATCAAAAGCTGATGTTCAATCCGGAGAAAAGCCCTTATTATGAACATTCTACTGCCCAATTGTTCCTGGCATACAGGGATGATGAGATAGTAGGAAGGATCTCTGCTCACACTAATACACTGCACAATAAAACTCATGAAGATAAAATAGGATTTTTTGGTTTCTATGAAAGCATAGATGATCAGGAAGTTGCTGATGCTTTATTTGATACAGCCTATAAGTGGCTTCAGGAGCGTGGTTTTGACACTATGCGCGGACCTATGAATTTTTCTGTGAATGAGGAAGCGGGATTGCTGGTGGAAGGTTTTCATAGTCCCAGTTTTTTGATGAATGTGTGGAATAAGGAATATTATCAGAAACTATTTGAGGATTGGGGACTTGTTAAAACAATGGATCTATATGCCTATCGCATTAAAATTGAGCCATTATCTGAACGGGTAAAAAGAATTGCAGCCATGGCACAAAAACGTTATGGCTTTGAAATTAAGACGTTGCCGATGAAAGATAAAAAGAAGCAGCGTGAATTTCTGGAAAAGGTATTTCAGGTATATCGTGATGCCTGGAGTGATAATTGGGGTTATGTTCCCATGACCGAAAGAGAATTCCAGCATACAGTGGATACGCTGATTCAATTTGCACTGCCGGAATTTGTGTATATTGCAGAAAAAGGTGATGAAGTGATGGGTACATTTGTGTGTTTGCCTGATTATAATGAGGTACTCAAAAAATTAAATGGCAGGCTCTTACCATTTGGCATAATCAAGTTGCTATATTGGCGTAACAAGATTACGGGATTGCGTGTTCCAATCATGGGAGTATCAGAGAAATACCGTAATAAAGGTGTGGATCTGGCATTTTATGCAAAATCCTTTGAGACTGCTATGAATCACAAACGAACCTGGCTCACAGGAGAATTTTCCTGGATACTGGAGAATAATCTGATGATGAACCGTATGTCAGAACTGCTGGGTGGTAAAATAGATAAAGTATATCGCGTATATGATAGACTGATCGAGAAGAAGTAGGAGAGAAGAGGTTTGAAGAAAAGAAATTTACTTCAGGCAATAGATATCCTTGTGATTATTTATTGTCTGATAAATATAGCTTATATTGTTTTGGGCATCCTGCTGCATGGTGTGGCTAGTGAGCGAATGCACGAGCCCTTGAAGCATCTATCAATTTTCTGTGGGATAATTATCTTCGTTCTGGTTATTAGTAGAATTTATTATAAATTCCCTAATAAATTTTGGAGACTGGTGCGAGATTGGTATGTGCTGCTGCTTTTTTTATATTTCTTTGAAGCTACTTCTGCTCTGAATAAAATAGTATTTCCGGACTTTGTTGATCTCTTTTTTCAGAAAATAGATCAGGCAATTTTTGGTTATCAGCCTGCCAGTGAATGGGAAGGGATGCTGGATGGTTATCTTATCAATGAAATTCTGCATTTCGCTTATTTTTGTTATTACCTTATGGGCATCTTTTATCTGGCAGTTTATATCAAAAGCAGGGAATTGTTTAGAAGATATGCCTTCATTCTGACCTTTGTTTTCTTTGTCTGCTATCTTATCTTTAACCTGCTGCCAGTTGTTGGCGGCAGATTTCTGCCAGGGATGATGGAAATCACACAAACCTATCAATATGGACCTTTTACTCATATAATGGCTTATATTTATAACAATACTCCGCATCTGGGAGGGGCATTTCCTTCATCGCATGTGGCAGTTGCTGTTACCGTAAATATCAGTGCTTTCAAATATAATAAGACTACTGGATGGGTGATCCTTCCTATTGTATTTTTACTTACTATTGCTACTGTCTATTGCCATTATCATTATTTTATCGATACAATCCTTGGTGTTATCTTTGGAATAAGTTTCTATTTCCTGGGTAATGCATTATACCGTAACCGAGCAGCTTTGGAGAGCCATGTTTAATCTAACTTTTCTGAATTCATCAGCGTTATTTTTAACTTTGATGACCCTGATCCCGCTCTTGATCTATCTTTTTGCCAAAAAGAGACCTCCCCGAATAATATTCAGTTCTATTCGCTTCATCCAGCTTAGTCAGAAAAGACAAAAGAAAAAAGTTAATCTTAAGAATATTCTCCTATTGATCATCAGGATGCTGATAATCCTACTCACTGCCCTGGCAATTTCCCGGCCAGCGGTGAAACTTGAGAACCTTAAGGGCAATCAGAACCATCCAGCCACAGCTGTTGCCATTATCATTGATAATTCCTATAGTATGGATTATGTAGTGGATACCCAGACTGAGCTTGATAAGGGTTTGCAGATAGCCGAGAATATCGGGGAAATGCTCTCAGAAAATGATATCAGTATATTATTTACTATGGATCGCAGCTGGAACGAACAAAATGCTGGTTTGAATTATGGAGAATTCTCCCTGGAACTTCTGCATTCAATTAAAATTGTTCCTGCAGTAGAAGATTTATCAGAAATATTAGACCAGGTTGAGTCACAGCTGAAGGAAAGCCAGATAGCAAATCGTGAGATATATTTCATCACAGATATGCAGAAAGCGGATTTTCCAACTGACCTGGAGACAAACTTATTTGTGATACCAACATCAGAGATGGAGGATCGGCGTAATCTTAGTATTGAAAATGCCTTTATGAGCAGTAATTTTATTGAAAGGGGTATGGAAAGACAAATCGAATATCAAGTAGTGAATAATAGTGACAATGCTATTGATGACGTGATCTGCTCTCTGACTCTGGATGGTACTACGGTGGCAGAGAAAGTAACTGATCTGCAACCGAATGAGAAACAGCAGAACAGCTTTTTGATTTCCCTGGAACGTCCTGGTTGGCATAATGGTTATGTGAGTGTGCGTGATGAAAGGCTGCTTTATGATAATCGCTATAATTTTGCATTTTATTATAATCACCAGCCTAAAGTTGGAATAATCACCAGTGAAAAGACGCTTCCAATACCTCTGCAAACTATTTTGAGTATTTATTCGGGCAATCCTGATAATATTAAACTTATTAATGATAATATCAGTCTGGAGAATTTAAAAGGGTATGACAATCTCATAGTTTGGAAATATGAGGGTTGGAATGGACAACTGGAATTTGTGCTCAGTAATTTGAACCAGCAGGGGCAAAATATCTTGTTTCTGGTGGATATGGATATATCAGAATCTGCCAGGGAATATCTTGAAGATGAAATTAAACTTAAATTTAAAAACATTCAGCAGCAGGAAACTCAAGTGAAACTCACTCAGGTAAATCGGTTCCATCCTGTTGCAGTGCGTATTGATCCTGATCGACCAGCTGCAATCAGGGGCTTATGGCTGGTGGATACTGATGCCAGTATAATCCTGGAAGCAGAAGGAAATCCTCTGGTTGTGGAAGCAGCAGGTAATCTGCTTTGGTTATTTGATATCAATGATCTACGCTCTTCATTTCTGGTAGATGCTAATTTCCCCATTCTGGCAAATAATTCGTTAATGTACACTGCCTCATCTGGACTAGGTAAAAGACAATTTAAAGCTGGAATGCTGTATCAACCTCAATCGGAACCGGTTATATATCCAGATGGAAGTATCATAGAAACGGGCGGTAGAAAAATTCTTTTCAATCAACCTGGATTATATCAGGAAGGTGAGGAGAGAATACCAATAGCAGTTAATCTGGATTACAAAGAAAGCAGATTTGAGGCAATACAAATCCCCTCAAATCCAAGAATTACCTTATGTGATACAAACTGGCAGGACACTATCTTCCAGGCACGTTACGGCTTTGAACTCTGGAAATACCTGCTCCTGCTTGTACTGATATTATTCGCAATTGAAATTATTATCATAAAATCTGAAGAAAGAAAAGCCTGATAAGAATTTATTATTCTACAAGCTCCAGTTCTTTTAGGAGTTCCACTAAATGCTCTTCCAGTTCTAGTTCATCACCGGGTTTGTAGCCTGTATGACGGTAGTGTATTTCACCATCGGGAGCAATTATGAAGGTTTCCGGGATAGCATCAACTTCTAATAATCGTTGCACTTCGTTGCGGCTGTCCATCAAAATCGTGAAGCTATAGCCTTTTTTTGCAATATAATCTTTGGCTTTTTGCATTGTTCTGCGTCCATCAGTAGTGATTGCCAACACTTCCACGTTATCATATTTTGTGTGTAATGAGTCAAGATGCGGTAATTCCAGGCGGCAGGGACCGCACCAGGTAGCCCAGAAATCTACGATCACTACAGTACTGTCATTCAAAGTGCCATAGAGGCTTATTTCATTACCTTCAGCATTTTCAAGACTGAAATCAGGGATTTTCTCTGCCCAGGCAACTAAAGTAAATAGAACTATTATAGCAGTGAATATTATTCTTTTCATATATACTCCAATTATCTAAATTCTAATTTTTCTGCGGTACTTCATCAGTAATAGAAGCATATTTGCGGATAGCAAAGCACTT is a genomic window containing:
- a CDS encoding phosphatase PAP2 family protein, producing MKKRNLLQAIDILVIIYCLINIAYIVLGILLHGVASERMHEPLKHLSIFCGIIIFVLVISRIYYKFPNKFWRLVRDWYVLLLFLYFFEATSALNKIVFPDFVDLFFQKIDQAIFGYQPASEWEGMLDGYLINEILHFAYFCYYLMGIFYLAVYIKSRELFRRYAFILTFVFFVCYLIFNLLPVVGGRFLPGMMEITQTYQYGPFTHIMAYIYNNTPHLGGAFPSSHVAVAVTVNISAFKYNKTTGWVILPIVFLLTIATVYCHYHYFIDTILGVIFGISFYFLGNALYRNRAALESHV
- a CDS encoding BatA and WFA domain-containing protein codes for the protein MFNLTFLNSSALFLTLMTLIPLLIYLFAKKRPPRIIFSSIRFIQLSQKRQKKKVNLKNILLLIIRMLIILLTALAISRPAVKLENLKGNQNHPATAVAIIIDNSYSMDYVVDTQTELDKGLQIAENIGEMLSENDISILFTMDRSWNEQNAGLNYGEFSLELLHSIKIVPAVEDLSEILDQVESQLKESQIANREIYFITDMQKADFPTDLETNLFVIPTSEMEDRRNLSIENAFMSSNFIERGMERQIEYQVVNNSDNAIDDVICSLTLDGTTVAEKVTDLQPNEKQQNSFLISLERPGWHNGYVSVRDERLLYDNRYNFAFYYNHQPKVGIITSEKTLPIPLQTILSIYSGNPDNIKLINDNISLENLKGYDNLIVWKYEGWNGQLEFVLSNLNQQGQNILFLVDMDISESAREYLEDEIKLKFKNIQQQETQVKLTQVNRFHPVAVRIDPDRPAAIRGLWLVDTDASIILEAEGNPLVVEAAGNLLWLFDINDLRSSFLVDANFPILANNSLMYTASSGLGKRQFKAGMLYQPQSEPVIYPDGSIIETGGRKILFNQPGLYQEGEERIPIAVNLDYKESRFEAIQIPSNPRITLCDTNWQDTIFQARYGFELWKYLLLLVLILFAIEIIIIKSEERKA
- a CDS encoding TlpA disulfide reductase family protein yields the protein MKRIIFTAIIVLFTLVAWAEKIPDFSLENAEGNEISLYGTLNDSTVVIVDFWATWCGPCRLELPHLDSLHTKYDNVEVLAITTDGRRTMQKAKDYIAKKGYSFTILMDSRNEVQRLLEVDAIPETFIIAPDGEIHYRHTGYKPGDELELEEHLVELLKELELVE
- a CDS encoding GNAT family N-acetyltransferase; this translates as MSEIKIVEVKNAKQRKQFIMFSFKLYDKKEFWVAPLIMDQKLMFNPEKSPYYEHSTAQLFLAYRDDEIVGRISAHTNTLHNKTHEDKIGFFGFYESIDDQEVADALFDTAYKWLQERGFDTMRGPMNFSVNEEAGLLVEGFHSPSFLMNVWNKEYYQKLFEDWGLVKTMDLYAYRIKIEPLSERVKRIAAMAQKRYGFEIKTLPMKDKKKQREFLEKVFQVYRDAWSDNWGYVPMTEREFQHTVDTLIQFALPEFVYIAEKGDEVMGTFVCLPDYNEVLKKLNGRLLPFGIIKLLYWRNKITGLRVPIMGVSEKYRNKGVDLAFYAKSFETAMNHKRTWLTGEFSWILENNLMMNRMSELLGGKIDKVYRVYDRLIEKK
- a CDS encoding glycerol-3-phosphate acyltransferase, encoding GCWSTARLIAKTFRSLNIYKVGTGHPDTQNIYCNVDKSLGIFAGILDFSKIYIYLFALKLVLNLLPHTMKLTSDIALLSLGFMMLIGHCLPVTHHFKGGRGVFTYMGLVMFFAPIPMLISGLIALVITLRFEQHRFVQYVVVVLPAFLNLIFEESGAFISMMFVLVILMGIINVFVSRKRGEI